The DNA sequence TGGATCTGAAAGTACAAGTACGCTGCCAGGACGACAAGGCTGCAGTTAACACACGCCATAGCCACATGCTGCCCTTTGTGCTGAATCCAAATGACACTATGTGAAAGTGCTTTATCAGACTGTGATGTGCCACACAAATGTGAAGAAGTACTATTACCATTCCCACCACTGACACTAGACACCATGCTGAGACTATGAGACAAGGACTGAGTGAGTCTTTCTGTGAACTGGAAGTCGTTCCAATTAAAAGGAAACTTCTGTTTTTATGAATGTTATTCTCCTCTAAACAGTTCATATCAACCTCTGAAAGCTGAATCTGCAACAGATAGACCAGGTAATCCCATATGAGTTTACTGAATGAAGCTAAAGAGACCATTTGTTTTGCAATGAAGACGCAAACTATAATTCTTGGTAAATATTGCAAACTGGATAATTGGTACATATTTCTCATTCGTCAAACTTAACTCTATATGTACCTACTTAACTCAGTATGTACCTAATTATTACCAGTTAGTTTTATAGCATATTTTTAACAAACTGAAGTATAGTGACCTAAATTTAAAAACGATAAGTATTAGCCAAATTACTAGATTATCATTTACAGATTAAACACAGTGATAACAAAAACCCAATGTCAACTACCTTTGATCAATTTTCCTCAAAATATTTCAAGCCATTTATTAAACATTGTACTTTCTGACTATTTTACTCTTTCTGAAGCACATCAAAATAAAGCATTGGTGGCACAAAAGGTAACATTGATATGATCAGAAGAATAATTTTAATGATAGTCATGGCATGaaacatattaattaaaataaaacatatattttcaacCAAGACAGACATTAAAGTacggatttttttcctctttttccaggTAGCAGCTAGCTGGTGATGTCTGTTTGTGGATTCCACTGACattgttaatttaaataataacattCTGGGAAAACATCATTAGAACTGATTTCTTAACATTCTCAGGCTAGATTAAGACGAAAATAAATTCTACAAAGTAAATATTCCAAGATTCCTGgttcatatattatttaatatcaattgtttatttttatactatacTGAAACCAGCAAAGAGCAGTTAAAGGACTATGGACTTTAGAGTAGAGCTAAGCTGGGTTCAAATCTTACTTTTACCACAAGGTGGCTGTgccaccttgggcaagttactgaacctcTCTGAATCTTCACCTCTTACCCTTTCACATAGGTCTTATATAGCCTTTTTGTGATAATCAGAAGAGACGGTTTATATGAATCAGTATCAAATTCATGCTTTCCATACATTcagtaaataaacagaaaacttctctcaataggcaatatgtttatataataaatgaCTACTCACTACTGGTAGGCACTGTGTTTGATGCATTATGTAAACTGTCTTAAACAAGGACATGGCATACAAGTATGAGCTGATATTGATACTGCACAAACTCTGAAATAGTTATTAGAGCTATTTACTACTCTCAAATGTTAAAGGCCTGGCAGATTTTGATACTGCACCAAGAGCATCCATCAATGGGGGGGGGTTTAAAAATAGGACTTTTTATCTACTTTTAAACCTAAGATGTATAACTATGAGACATATGACAAAGCAATGCTCTAGTtgtgaataaaaacaaattgaatttttataacattaataatttcatattttccatgttgtaattgtatattatttctaaaatccAGTAAAATACAAAGTCTACTTTAACGTCCAAAACTAATCTATACTTACTGTCATTTCATCTCATTATGAACTCAATACTGTGGCCTGGCCTGCTGTTATGTGAATAATATGAAACTCTCCATTGATTtaatatcacaataaaaattatatagatataaatattagCACCAAGGGACTGTTTCCAGGTTTGGAAACAGATTTATCAATGTTGTGATCTTACCTGGTAAATAGATTGCCGTGCCTTCCACTGACTCTTCATTAATGCCAATCAGGAAATCTGTTTCATTAGAAGTTTCCAGAAGGGAAAATGGTGGTGTTGCAACCTCAGTATTAAATTCCACCGGGCTTACAGTTGCCTGATTATTGGAATCAACAATTCTCGCTGCCACTTGCTGTTCTGATGCTGCTACTGTGGAATCCTGTCCTCTGATTAAAGCTGCTTGAGTttcaggatttatttctggaGAAGAAGAAAGCGTGGGCCTCTCAGAAGTCTGTGGACTCAGCCAAGGCACCACACCTGCCTCGACCCCATAAGTGGCAGAAGCAGAAGTAGAGTGTGGCCACTGTGTAGCAccttctaatttaatttcattggcAGTTGTAATAACAGTTCCAGCTTCGGGTGTTTTAATGGTGGAAAACATCTTGATTGCTTCTCCAGAAACTTGACCATCGGTTTTGTTTTGGAAATCTTGGAGAATCTCAGTTCCTTCCACGGCAATAAGTTCTGTGGGAGAAGCTTCCGTTTCTTCTAATAACTCAGGCTTACCATCATCTTCTGAAGGTTCTAATTTTGTGTCAGGAGGTAAAGAGGGAGGCTCAGTTATGTGAAGGTATTCCTCACTTGATGGTTTGAAAGTCGCTTCAATATTTACATGAATTTCCTTAAAAGAATCCTCTGGAGACATTACAGATGAGCCGACATCTATTCCTGGCAGAGCACTGGGCTGGGGGATCTCTGTGTGTCCAGAGGCTTCACTGCCTGAGTAGATAGTGAGTGGAGATGACGGTGTCTGAGAAGACAACTTTGCAAATGTTGAAACTGCTAATGTTGTATCCGTGTAATATGGGGCATTGGATCCTTCCATCACATGAGGCACCTCTGTTAAACTCTCATCCACAAGGTGGGTAGTAGCAATACTTAGATAGGGAGTATGATCTACTAATGCCTCCTCGACTCCTGAAGAGAATTCTGGCTGAAAAGAAGGACCTGCATGTTTTTTGTCTTCATACTCCTCCTGGGTCCTTTCAAATTGGCCCAATGTTGGTATTATTTCACTTTGGTCTGCAATAGCTTGACCATCAGACAAAGTACTTGATTCAAACATGTCATCCAGGGCTTTTGCTTcagcttttatttcttcagtcTCTGGAATGACTGTGGCAGACTTACGAGGAATTTGCAGAGATGTTGCCGTGGGAAGTAAAATGTCTAGTTCTGTTTCTGTGCTAGGAGCAGGGATCCCAGTTGTGAAGTTAAAGTCCATGTGATCTAGTTGGCTTCTATCTTCATAAGTCATTGATTCATCATGTGTTGCCTGAGTGTAGCTAGCCAGAAGAACATCACCAGAGCCTTCAAATGTTTCCTCCGTTAAAGAAAGGTTGACAGCTGCCTCATAGGTCTCTTGAACTTGAGTGCTGTCATCATTACTTTCATCATTACTGTCATGTGGTTCTGATGGTACCTCTGGATCTATATCTGTTTGCATTCCAAGAATATCTTCATATACAGGTTTAGTATGATCAATATCTATGATAGTATTTTTATCTGATGTCAGCTCAGGTAGAATTTCAAGGATGGTACTCTCTGTAATTGTCAATATTAAATCCTTGTCCTCTTTGTCCAGGTCTATAATAATATTTTCGGTGGGTTTTTTTCTGTTAGGTTTTAAGGTGGAATCCTCGAATTCCCTGAAATGGTCTTGGAAACTACCGTCTGTGGACCTCTCATATGACACTGTATTTGACAGTGTGCTAGTTGGATCAGGGGAGCTTTTGTTCTGCTCTGAATGAAGAGGCAGCATCGCTGAAACTGTTGGGAATCCATCAGCAGTAACAGCTTTAGTGCTTGGCACCTCAGGATGTTTTTCCGGGGACCCATCAGAAACAAACGTGGTGCTGCTTTCTTGTCTGGTTGCCTGAGTAGTTGCAGAAGTGTGAAATGAATCAACAATATCCACTTCTCCAGATCCTTCTCCAGAAGGTTCATAAAACATATCAGATGGTTTTGGTGCTGATGTAACAAATTCTTTGGCCATTTCAAACCCATAAGCTCTAGCCAGAAAATCAGTGGATGAGGTTGTTGTTTCGTTAATTTCTGCTGTTGAAGAATTCTTGTTAGAGTCTTGTTCAGTTATGGTTTGCAGTCTACTAGTCTGGATTTCTTCTGCCCATCTGAGAGTCTGATTTTGTGGATGTCCGATGTTCATGGAGAAAGGGAGAGGTGCCACCGTGGGTCCTTCTGCTCCAGTGTCACTTAAAGTTTCTATTAAGGTTGTGCTGGTTACTGACTCATTACCTTCAAAGGTGTCTGTTTGAGACACGAGTGGTCCAACTTCTTTTACCACATTTTCCATTCTGTTAGAGTCTTCAGTTTTGTCACTTGAGGTACTTTCCACTTGAGAACTGTGGGGATAGAATGTGTTCCTGATCTGTTCCACTTCAGTAAAATTCACTGACTTTGTTGGTAGAGTAGTTAAAACTTCTTCTCCTGATCCCAGTCCAGAGAATAAGAGCTCAGTATCTGACTCTTGAATTGTTGGTCTCATGCCTTTGGGAAAATGTTTTGTACTTTCTTCCTCTTTGATTGGTGAATCTGTGACTACATGTTCAGCTGGTATAGATTCAGTCACTAAGGCAGTAGCTAAGAAAAAATGTGACTTTTCAGTAGCTTCAGGGAGAGTTGTATAAGATTCCATGCCATTTGCAACTGGATCTGGAGTAGACATGTTAGCTAAAGAAGTGCCTTCCTCCTCCATTTCTTTATCATCGCTgtaagttttctttgttgttagtACAGAATAACCTGTGGTTTTGAGTTCAGTTTCAGTAAATGTCTGTGAATCAAAGATTGTTTGTTCTGTTGCAGGAGAGTTTTGGGGGGATTCAAAAGACTTTTCTTCTTGAATTTGTTCCTCTGATGTTGTTTCACTTTCAATTTCTTGTCTTTCAGGGTTGGCTTCTTGCCTAGACCATAATTTGGCTGGCTCCATAGTTTGGGGAAAGTTTGTTGAAATTGTGCCACTGACCTTTACTTCCTCCTTTTCTACTGGAGCTTTCGTACCTTCCACTTCTGCTGTTGGTAAAATGGTGGATCTTCTATCAATTTCATTGACAGTATCCACTTCTCCCAATCCTTCGTCAATAATGGAGGAAGCTGTACCAGAAAACTTTCCCACAGCACTGGGAAGCACTGGATCAACAGAGCTGCTGACTGTGGCCAGTTGCTCACCTGAGCCCTCAGCTGAGGATGTAAACTCTTCCCAGGGGAAGGCTGAAGTGCTGACCATGGTGCTACTGGGTCCTTCTGAGTCAGATATGTGACTGATGTGAACTGAAGTAGGTACTGTAGATGGTGAAGTCTGGGTATCCCTAAATGCTGCATCTCCAGAGCCTTCCATCATtactgtttcttcttttgctaTGGGATGAGACATTGTTGAGTATTCTTTAAAGTCACCACTGAAATCCTCCTCCAAAGGAAAACCTGTAGAAAAGCCCCTTATTTCTGCCCCATGATTTGGTTCTCCTAATCGCTCTGAAATCAATATTTCCCTGGCTGTTTGGCTTATATTTTCAGCAACTTCTCTGTCCATTACTGTACTCATAACCAGTCCTGTTGGCTCAGTGGAGAATGTAGTTTCCACATGTGGAGACAAAGTGCCAGCTGCTTCCTTTTTGGCTTGAATTTCATACtctaaatttaatgaaaatgaagaaacagtgGTGGTTTCTGGGTCAGCAGCAGCTTCTCCAGAGCCCTGCTCCATAAAGAAAGAGGCAGGACTACCTGGGAGAGTGGTCACCCCTTCCTGAACCCCAGGTTGATGGATACTGCTGTGCTCAGTGGTCTGTGCCTCCAAATTTTCTAATGTATTTGTTTCTGTAAAGACAAGAGTAGAATCTGTCATTTCCCTTTCAGACTGTGTTGGTGTTGTCAAGGACATAAAACTTTTCCTGGTACTTGAATCACTAGATGCAACTACATTTGAACTTTCTAATTCAGAGGGTAAAATTAATTGATCCAATCTCTGTGTAGGTGAATATACCTCAACTGTGGAAGCCGTACCTGTAGTTCCCTCctgctccttccttttctcttcctcaacAGAGGTACTAGAAATCCACTCAGAAGCGTCTGTTTCACTTACAAACTTGGTAGGCACCACTTTTGCAGAAGGTTGTTCAGAAACTGAATAAATGGTGGTTGCAGGAACCTCAAAAAAGCTTTCTGTGATTATCCTGCTAGTGTCTAAAGTAATGAGTGTATCAGTAGTATTTCTCTGTGATAAATCAGTTACCATGGTGAACATTGTATCTTCATCTTCTTCTGCTTCTCCAGAGCCTTCTGTAATTGGAATTGAAGAACTCCCTGAGAGCTCTACAACTTGTCTAGGAGTTGCTTCTACCCAGCTTTCTTTGGTAGACAACAGATCATCTGGCCAAGGATTTCCTATTAGGGTAACTGCTTTTTCCTCTGAAACATATGCTGATACAGAGCTTGGAACTACAGTAGGAGTGTATGTGACAGAAGTACTTTTTTCTACCTCTTCACCAAATGTTACTTCCGTAGGCCTTGCAAAGGCTATTTTCTGAGATTCTTGGTCAATGGCAATCTCTCCTGAAGACTCTTCAGGAAACAGAGATATGGGTTCAATATGTTCATGTGCCTGATGACCAACTTCAGTATCTCTCTCTGTGACTGATTCTGCCCCCTTTATGGCTGTTCCACTTTCAAATTCCTCATGGAATGGGACTGTGGGGAAAACATCAGGCTCACCACCTGAAAAATGTTCTGATGTTTCAGGGTAAGTCTCAGGCTTCCATGTAATTTCAAGAGATTCAGTTGTTTCTGTAGATCCATTAGGTTGCACAGCAGTAGACAATTCCGTTTCGGCTATTACAAATGGACGAGTATCACTTTCAGAGCTGTCAGAGAAATTTTGAGAAGGTGCAACACTTTCAAACTGGCCACGCCTAGCTTCTGCAGCTTCTGGGTCCTTGGGCACAGTGGTAACTAGATGCTTCCCATTTATGTACTGCACAGATGGCGTGGTTGTCACATCAGTAGCATTTGCacactcttcttcttcttcttcattttcttcactgtGGTATAGgtctatttcaattatgtcaGGGAATTCAGGTAAAATTTCAGCCATTAGATCATGCACTGGATCTGTTTCTTCACTACAAGGTTCATCTTCTTTAGATTCTGAATCTATTGGATGACCAATTACACTCAAATCACTCATTCGACCTGAAAAAAACAGAGTTTTCACAATACTTAAATAGAAAATTTGGCAGTATATGACAGAAGAAATTGATAGCAAGgctggtcacacacacacaaagaaggaTTCAAATCTTTTCATAATTAAGTGCAATCACCCTCTTATATGGTTCTCAGTCTTCAAATTTGCTGTTTTTGtattaacaataagaaaaatgaattcaattTAACATTATTAAAACAGGTTATAAAGACTCATCAACGCATTTAAGAAAATGACATAGTCCTTAAAATGAAGCAAGGAATCACATATACAATGCAATCTTGAAGTGCAGGAATTCATCTTTGTGTGAACtgcaaaaagagtaaaat is a window from the Rhinopithecus roxellana isolate Shanxi Qingling chromosome 3, ASM756505v1, whole genome shotgun sequence genome containing:
- the VCAN gene encoding versican core protein isoform X3, whose amino-acid sequence is MLININSILWMYSTLIATHALHKVKVGKSPPVRGSLSGKISLPCHFSTLPTLPPSYNTSEFLRIKWSKIEVDKNGKDLKETTVLVAQNGNIKIGQDYKGRVSVPTHPEAVGDASLTVVKLLASDAGLYRCDVMYGIDDTQDTVSLAVDGVVFHYRASTSRYTLNFEAAQKACLDIGAVIATPEQLFAAYEDGFEQCDAGWLADQTVRYPIRAPRVGCYGDMMGKAGVRTYGFRSPQETYDVYCYVDHLDGDVFHLTAPSKFTFEEAAKECENQDARLATVGELQAAWRNGFDQCDYGWLSDASVRHPVTVARAQCGGGLLGVRTLYRFENQTGFPPPDSRFDAYCFKPKEATTIDLSILAETASPSLSKEPQMVSDRTTPIIPLVDELPVIPTEFPPVGNIVDFEQKATVQPQAVTDSLATKLPTPIGSSKKPWDIDDYSPSASGPVGKPDISEFKDEVLQSTTVVSHYATDSWDGVMEDTQTQESVTQIEQIEVGPLVTSMEILKHIPSKEFPVTETPLVTGRMTLESKTEKKTVSTVSELVTIGHYGFTLGEEDDEDRTLTAGSDESTLIFDQTPEAITVSKTSEDTTDTQLEDLETVSASTTVSPLIMPDNNGSSMDDWEERQTNGRIMEDFFGKYLSTTPFPSQHHTKIELFPYSGDKILVEGISTVIYPSPQTQMTHRRERTETLIPEMRTDTYVDEIQEEITKSPFMGKTEEEDFSGMKLSTSPSEPIHVTESSVEMTKSFDFPTLTTKLSAEPTEVRDMEEEFTATPGTIKYDENTTIVHLTHSTLSVEAATISKWSWDEDNITSKPLESTEPSASSKLPPALLTTVGMNGKDKEIPSFTEDGADKFTLIPDSTQKQLEEITDEDIAVHGKFTIRFQPTTSIGIAEKSTSRDSITEEKVPPITSTEGRVYATTEGSALGEVEDVDLSKSVSTVPQFAHTSEVEGLAFVSYSSTQEPTTYVDSSHTIPLSVIPKTDWGVLVPSVPSEDEVLGEPSQDIRVIDQIHLEATISPETMRTTKLTEGTTQEEFPWKEQTAEKPVPALSSTAWTPKEAVTPLDEQEGDGSAYTVSEDELLTGSERVPVLETTPVGKIDYSVSYPPGAITEYKVKTVEVVTLTPSIGPKVSLSPGPEQKYETEGSSTTGFTSSLSPFSTHVTQLMEETTTEKISLEDIDLGSGLFEKPRATELIEISTIKVTVPSDITTAFSSVDRLHTTSALKPTSAITKKPPLIDREPGEETTSDMVIIGESTSHIPPTTLEDIVAKETETDIDREYFTTSSPPATQPTRPPTVEDKEAFGPQAFSTPQTPARTKFHPDINVYIIEVRENKTGRMSDLSVIGHPIDSESKEDEPCSEETDPVHDLMAEILPEFPDIIEIDLYHSEENEEEEEECANATDVTTTPSVQYINGKHLVTTVPKDPEAAEARRGQFESVAPSQNFSDSSESDTRPFVIAETELSTAVQPNGSTETTESLEITWKPETYPETSEHFSGGEPDVFPTVPFHEEFESGTAIKGAESVTERDTEVGHQAHEHIEPISLFPEESSGEIAIDQESQKIAFARPTEVTFGEEVEKSTSVTYTPTVVPSSVSAYVSEEKAVTLIGNPWPDDLLSTKESWVEATPRQVVELSGSSSIPITEGSGEAEEDEDTMFTMVTDLSQRNTTDTLITLDTSRIITESFFEVPATTIYSVSEQPSAKVVPTKFVSETDASEWISSTSVEEEKRKEQEGTTGTASTVEVYSPTQRLDQLILPSELESSNVVASSDSSTRKSFMSLTTPTQSEREMTDSTLVFTETNTLENLEAQTTEHSSIHQPGVQEGVTTLPGSPASFFMEQGSGEAAADPETTTVSSFSLNLEYEIQAKKEAAGTLSPHVETTFSTEPTGLVMSTVMDREVAENISQTAREILISERLGEPNHGAEIRGFSTGFPLEEDFSGDFKEYSTMSHPIAKEETVMMEGSGDAAFRDTQTSPSTVPTSVHISHISDSEGPSSTMVSTSAFPWEEFTSSAEGSGEQLATVSSSVDPVLPSAVGKFSGTASSIIDEGLGEVDTVNEIDRRSTILPTAEVEGTKAPVEKEEVKVSGTISTNFPQTMEPAKLWSRQEANPERQEIESETTSEEQIQEEKSFESPQNSPATEQTIFDSQTFTETELKTTGYSVLTTKKTYSDDKEMEEEGTSLANMSTPDPVANGMESYTTLPEATEKSHFFLATALVTESIPAEHVVTDSPIKEEESTKHFPKGMRPTIQESDTELLFSGLGSGEEVLTTLPTKSVNFTEVEQIRNTFYPHSSQVESTSSDKTEDSNRMENVVKEVGPLVSQTDTFEGNESVTSTTLIETLSDTGAEGPTVAPLPFSMNIGHPQNQTLRWAEEIQTSRLQTITEQDSNKNSSTAEINETTTSSTDFLARAYGFEMAKEFVTSAPKPSDMFYEPSGEGSGEVDIVDSFHTSATTQATRQESSTTFVSDGSPEKHPEVPSTKAVTADGFPTVSAMLPLHSEQNKSSPDPTSTLSNTVSYERSTDGSFQDHFREFEDSTLKPNRKKPTENIIIDLDKEDKDLILTITESTILEILPELTSDKNTIIDIDHTKPVYEDILGMQTDIDPEVPSEPHDSNDESNDDSTQVQETYEAAVNLSLTEETFEGSGDVLLASYTQATHDESMTYEDRSQLDHMDFNFTTGIPAPSTETELDILLPTATSLQIPRKSATVIPETEEIKAEAKALDDMFESSTLSDGQAIADQSEIIPTLGQFERTQEEYEDKKHAGPSFQPEFSSGVEEALVDHTPYLSIATTHLVDESLTEVPHVMEGSNAPYYTDTTLAVSTFAKLSSQTPSSPLTIYSGSEASGHTEIPQPSALPGIDVGSSVMSPEDSFKEIHVNIEATFKPSSEEYLHITEPPSLPPDTKLEPSEDDGKPELLEETEASPTELIAVEGTEILQDFQNKTDGQVSGEAIKMFSTIKTPEAGTVITTANEIKLEGATQWPHSTSASATYGVEAGVVPWLSPQTSERPTLSSSPEINPETQAALIRGQDSTVAASEQQVAARIVDSNNQATVSPVEFNTEVATPPFSLLETSNETDFLIGINEESVEGTAIYLPGPDRCKMNPCLNGGTCYPTETSYVCTCVPGYSGDQCELDFDECHSNPCRNGATCVDGFNTFRCLCLPSYVGALCEQDTETCDYGWHKFQGQCYKYFAHRRTWDAAERECRLQGAHLTSILSHEEQMFVNRVGHDYQWIGLNDKMFEHDFRWTDGSTLQYENWRPNQPDSFFSAGEDCVVIIWHENGQWNDVPCNYHLTYTCKKGTVACGQPPVVENAKTFGKMKPRYEINSLIRYHCKDGFIQRHLPTIRCLGNGRWAIPKITCMNPSAYQRTYSMKYFKNSSSAKDNSINTSKHDHRWSRRWQESRR
- the VCAN gene encoding versican core protein isoform X1: MLININSILWMYSTLIATHALHKVKVGKSPPVRGSLSGKISLPCHFSTLPTLPPSYNTSEFLRIKWSKIEVDKNGKDLKETTVLVAQNGNIKIGQDYKGRVSVPTHPEAVGDASLTVVKLLASDAGLYRCDVMYGIDDTQDTVSLAVDGVVFHYRASTSRYTLNFEAAQKACLDIGAVIATPEQLFAAYEDGFEQCDAGWLADQTVRYPIRAPRVGCYGDMMGKAGVRTYGFRSPQETYDVYCYVDHLDGDVFHLTAPSKFTFEEAAKECENQDARLATVGELQAAWRNGFDQCDYGWLSDASVRHPVTVARAQCGGGLLGVRTLYRFENQTGFPPPDSRFDAYCFKRRMSDLSVIGHPIDSESKEDEPCSEETDPVHDLMAEILPEFPDIIEIDLYHSEENEEEEEECANATDVTTTPSVQYINGKHLVTTVPKDPEAAEARRGQFESVAPSQNFSDSSESDTRPFVIAETELSTAVQPNGSTETTESLEITWKPETYPETSEHFSGGEPDVFPTVPFHEEFESGTAIKGAESVTERDTEVGHQAHEHIEPISLFPEESSGEIAIDQESQKIAFARPTEVTFGEEVEKSTSVTYTPTVVPSSVSAYVSEEKAVTLIGNPWPDDLLSTKESWVEATPRQVVELSGSSSIPITEGSGEAEEDEDTMFTMVTDLSQRNTTDTLITLDTSRIITESFFEVPATTIYSVSEQPSAKVVPTKFVSETDASEWISSTSVEEEKRKEQEGTTGTASTVEVYSPTQRLDQLILPSELESSNVVASSDSSTRKSFMSLTTPTQSEREMTDSTLVFTETNTLENLEAQTTEHSSIHQPGVQEGVTTLPGSPASFFMEQGSGEAAADPETTTVSSFSLNLEYEIQAKKEAAGTLSPHVETTFSTEPTGLVMSTVMDREVAENISQTAREILISERLGEPNHGAEIRGFSTGFPLEEDFSGDFKEYSTMSHPIAKEETVMMEGSGDAAFRDTQTSPSTVPTSVHISHISDSEGPSSTMVSTSAFPWEEFTSSAEGSGEQLATVSSSVDPVLPSAVGKFSGTASSIIDEGLGEVDTVNEIDRRSTILPTAEVEGTKAPVEKEEVKVSGTISTNFPQTMEPAKLWSRQEANPERQEIESETTSEEQIQEEKSFESPQNSPATEQTIFDSQTFTETELKTTGYSVLTTKKTYSDDKEMEEEGTSLANMSTPDPVANGMESYTTLPEATEKSHFFLATALVTESIPAEHVVTDSPIKEEESTKHFPKGMRPTIQESDTELLFSGLGSGEEVLTTLPTKSVNFTEVEQIRNTFYPHSSQVESTSSDKTEDSNRMENVVKEVGPLVSQTDTFEGNESVTSTTLIETLSDTGAEGPTVAPLPFSMNIGHPQNQTLRWAEEIQTSRLQTITEQDSNKNSSTAEINETTTSSTDFLARAYGFEMAKEFVTSAPKPSDMFYEPSGEGSGEVDIVDSFHTSATTQATRQESSTTFVSDGSPEKHPEVPSTKAVTADGFPTVSAMLPLHSEQNKSSPDPTSTLSNTVSYERSTDGSFQDHFREFEDSTLKPNRKKPTENIIIDLDKEDKDLILTITESTILEILPELTSDKNTIIDIDHTKPVYEDILGMQTDIDPEVPSEPHDSNDESNDDSTQVQETYEAAVNLSLTEETFEGSGDVLLASYTQATHDESMTYEDRSQLDHMDFNFTTGIPAPSTETELDILLPTATSLQIPRKSATVIPETEEIKAEAKALDDMFESSTLSDGQAIADQSEIIPTLGQFERTQEEYEDKKHAGPSFQPEFSSGVEEALVDHTPYLSIATTHLVDESLTEVPHVMEGSNAPYYTDTTLAVSTFAKLSSQTPSSPLTIYSGSEASGHTEIPQPSALPGIDVGSSVMSPEDSFKEIHVNIEATFKPSSEEYLHITEPPSLPPDTKLEPSEDDGKPELLEETEASPTELIAVEGTEILQDFQNKTDGQVSGEAIKMFSTIKTPEAGTVITTANEIKLEGATQWPHSTSASATYGVEAGVVPWLSPQTSERPTLSSSPEINPETQAALIRGQDSTVAASEQQVAARIVDSNNQATVSPVEFNTEVATPPFSLLETSNETDFLIGINEESVEGTAIYLPGPDRCKMNPCLNGGTCYPTETSYVCTCVPGYSGDQCELDFDECHSNPCRNGATCVDGFNTFRCLCLPSYVGALCEQDTETCDYGWHKFQGQCYKYFAHRRTWDAAERECRLQGAHLTSILSHEEQMFVNRVGHDYQWIGLNDKMFEHDFRWTDGSTLQYENWRPNQPDSFFSAGEDCVVIIWHENGQWNDVPCNYHLTYTCKKGTVACGQPPVVENAKTFGKMKPRYEINSLIRYHCKDGFIQRHLPTIRCLGNGRWAIPKITCMNPSAYQRTYSMKYFKNSSSAKDNSINTSKHDHRWSRRWQESRR